CAGGGCTTCCCGCCCAACGTCTTcaagccgccgccgccgcagccgccggCGCTGGGCAAGTCCATGAGCGTGCACGTGCTCAACCAGGGCGGCTCCATCGTCATCCCGGCGCAGCCCTTCCAGGGCCAGAACCAGTTCCTGCTGCCCGGCCAGCTGGCCGGAGCCTCGGCCGTGCCGCTGCCGCAGCCGCTCTCGGCGCTGCCGGCCAACGTGGGCGGGCAGCTGCTGCCGGGCGCTGGCCAGACACACATCATCGCGGGCCAGGGCGCCGGCGCCCAGCTGCTGGCCAACCCCGCGCTGCCGGCGCAGCTGCTCAACCAGAACCTGGCAGGGCAGCTGAACCTGGGCCCGGTGCTGGCGTCGCCGGGCGCGGCGGGCACGGCGCACATCCTGTCGGCGCCCATCCAGCTGCAGCCGGGCCAGGTGGCTCCGCCGGCGCTGTTCCAGATGCCCGTGTCGCTGGCCgggcccctgcccagccccggctcGGCCGCGGCGCCGGCGCCCACGGTGATCCAGGGCGTGACGCTGGCCAGCCCGGTGGCGATGCTCAACGCCGGCGATGGGCTCGGTGCCACCGTGGGCATCCAGGCGGGCGCCGCCGGCAGCCCCAACCCCGGCGCCGATCCCGGGGCCGGCGGAGCCGCGCAGCCCCCGGCGGCTCCGGCGCCGATCCCGGCCGGGAgcgcccagcccagcccgggaATGGCCGCGAGCCCCGAgaaaatcctgctgggagcGGCGGCGCCGGTGCTGGGCCAGGAGGCCGTGCCCATGTTCCTGCAGCAGGTGAGCCTTGGAATCCCGGGATTCGGggattcccgcttttccccgggctgcggcgggggccgtgcccgctCCGGGGGTGCCGTGTCCGCgggttctgggggggtcccgatgGATTTGAGGCGGTTTTGGGCCGTAAAATCCGGTTTGGGAGGTGGGGGCAGGGCGGTGCTGGGGTTTTCCAGGGGTTCCCGGTCGGCTTTTCCCGGGACGATCCCAAATCCACGTTCAGCTCTCGGTCTGTGAAGGGACGCGGCGGCTCCCGGTTTTCCTTCCCAGCaaaatcccagatttttgtGCCGGATCCATCCCGTGGAGCAGCGGGATTCCGGTGTGGATGGGAAAAAATGATCTGGGAGCGGCAAACCGGGATCCGGGGGCGGAAAACCGGGATCCTGGCTTGGAAAATGGGGGTCCAGCAGTGAAAAGCTGGGATCCGGCAGCAGAAAATCGGGATCCGGGAGTTGAAATCAGGGAGCGGATCCGTGCCACTCCGGGCGTCTCCCGGCCCTAAATCTCCCCCCGGATCCGCTTTTCCCGCTGGATCCGTCCCTCGGGAGCCAAACCTCCCCCGGAGCGGGGATGAGCCACGGGGCTCTCCCGGAattccccaccccagccccaaatccgggccttttccccccaaatcccacattccggagccaggggctgcgggaccccccccattcccattcccgttctcGTTTTCCGGCTGCTCCCGCTCGCTTGGCGCTCACTAACCGCGGAcgctgctgctccccctccggcgcatcccaaaattccccggATTCGCCCCAAATCCTCCGGGATCCTCCTCAGGGCACTGCCCTTCCCGGCCCCCCCCCTGGCCATTCCCAACTCTGGGAATTCGGGAACAGCCCcgggtggggaggggaggttTGGGTCCATCCGATATCACCCCTGGAATGGGGTGGGGGAAACGggaatggggattttttggggaagaaaagcGGGAAATGGCTTTTCCCCTGATTTTTGGTGTCGCTCCAGCGCGAATTCTTTGGGAATGCACAGGGGGATCCTCCCGTGGTTTTCTCTCCTTCTGCCTCCCGGAATCCTTCAGGAGTTGGGATCTGGGGGCTCCCCGGGGGGGTTTAGGGGCCCGCGCTGGGATTCAGAGGGGTTCGGGATCCCTGGAgttgggttttcctgggatATTCCGCTCCTGAAGCCGCTCTGGGGATCCACAGGGGGAATTTCCCTTCCGTTTTCCCTCTTCCTGCCTCCCACAAATGCTTTAAGAAGCGGGATCGGGGCAGGATTGGGATccagggggtcccggggctgggTCGGGGATCCTCAGGGCGGATTTTCCTGGGATCTTCGGAGCCAGAGCCGCTCCTGGAGCCGCGTGGGGAATCCCCAGGTGGAATTTCCCTCCAgttttcccttctccagcctcCCCAAGAGTCCCTAAAGAGCGGATTTGGGATAGAATCGGGATCCAAGAGGGATCCAGGACCCTCCTGGGGGTGTTTTTCCCGGGATATTCCGCTCCCGGAACTGCCTGGAACGTCCCCAGATGGATTTTCCTGCAgtttccccttctcctccctgcccagAACGCCCTGAAAAGTGGCTTTGggctggaatggggctgggtttgggatttggggtttggatttgggatttggggggtccagaCCCTTCCCGAGGCCGTTTTTCCCGGGATGCCGCCGCCTCTCCCGCCGCCATTCCCGCACTAACCGAgctcttcctctccttctctgTTGCAGCCGAAGCTCCCGGGAACgtcccccggggaccccccggcgctcccatcccaaatcccatcccaaatcccatcccagctcccatcccagctcccggcccggcccccctCGCAGCCGCAGCCGCTCTCCCGCCCCCCTTCCCGGCCGCATTCCCGGCCCCCGTCCCAGCCCCGGCCGCCCtcggagccgccgccgcgctcGGTGACGCCGCAGGGGCTCTTCGGGGTCCCGGCGCCCTTCCCGGAGCCCCCCGAGCATTCCCAGTCCCCgcattcccaatcccagcacTTCCCGCTGCCGCTCGCGGGGCTCAAGGCCGCGGGCCCGGCGCTGCACCTGCCCCCGGAGCATTCCCGGAGCTTCCCGCTGATCCCAGGCGccttccagccccatcccggccccgcggccccgcagAAGCCCGGCCCGGACAGGTTCCAGCAGGTAAATCCCGGCGGGAATAGCCGGGAAAGCCCAGGGGGAATCCTGGGGGAATCCCCGGGAAATCCCGGACGGGTTCCAGCAGGAAAATCCCGGCCCGGACAGGTAAATCCCGGCGGGAATTCCCGGGAAATCCCAGTGGGAATTCCTGGTGAATCCCGGGAAATCCTGGACAGGTTCCATCAGGGAAATCCCGGCGGGAATTCCCGGGAAATCCTGGGCCTTCACAGGTAAATCCCGGTGGGAATTCCCGGGAAATCCCGGACAGGCTCCAGGAATTTTTTGCACGTCCtggccccgcagcccccagcCCGCTTCCGGCCGCCCCCGGGAATTTCGGGCGGTTCCGCTGGAATTCCCCGGTCCCTGAATCCCGAGCAGAGCCGGTGGGAAGGATCCCGTTCTCCAGGGAAAATTCCCTTTTGCAAATCCCGGCCCGCGCTCGGATCCCAACGGATTCAGGTGTTGGATCCAGCCAGATCTGGGATTTTCCAGGGATTCAGCTGCTGAATCCcactggatttgggattttgagggggttCAGGTGTTGGATCCCACTGGATTTGGGACTGGGGGGTTCCCAGGCTGGAtcctgagggaatttgggattctcccactccaggtgccccaggggctgctcctgcagccgaAGCCGCCCCCGTCCAGCCCGGCCCCGTTCCCAGCTCCGGCCGCTTCCGTCCTGGTGCCGGCGGCTCCGGGAACGCCGGGCCCGGCCCTCGGAGCCAGCGccggcagcgccgccgccgcagGTGGGTCCGGGGTCCCGATATCCCGACATCCTGATATCCCGGTATCCTGGCACCCCGACATCCCGGAATCCCAGCCCCCGGAATCCCagcatcccagtgccccggcgTCCCACCCCCGCTCTTGGGAATCCCCCAGGATCCACACCAGGACCCTCCTCACATTCCCAGTTTCCCGGTCCCATTCCCGGTTTCCcggtcccattcccagtttcccgGTCCCATTCCCTGTTTCCCGGTGCTATTCCCGTCTCCCATTCCCGgtttcccggtgccattcccagtttcccggtgccattcccgtcTCCCATTCCCGGTTTCCCAGTCCCATTCCTGgtttcccggtgccattcccgtcTCCCATTCCTGCAGGTGCCGCCGCCCCGGCCGAGGCCAAGCCCTTCTCCAGCgttcccacccccattcccgcCGGGAAAGGGGCCCCGGCTCCCGGGAAGTCGGGGGCTCCTCTCCCGCCCCAGCAGCCCGGCCAGGTGAGCgccttttccagggattttccCCTTCTGTTCCTTGggtttcccccttcttttccctGCGTCTGCCTTGATTCCCGAGGTTTTCCCCCTTTAATTCCCACTTCCCCCCCCTTAATTTCTCACTTTTCCActtatttttccaattttcccccttcctttcccagttTACCCACTtcatttcccattttctcccttCGCTTCCAGGTTTTCCCACTttatttcccagtttttcccagttttccttgTCCATTCTGCTATTTTCCCGCtccttttcccaattttctcaATTCCCTTGCTTTTAATTTCCCACTTTTTCTCCCGGGTTTTCCCCCTTTGgtttcccccccctttcccagccaTTGGAATTTCCCCGTgattcccaatttttccctgtttttccacaGGTGAAGCCAGGCGGGATCAAGGGCCCCCCCCAGACCCCGGGGGGTGGGAAGGGCCCCCAGGCCCCGCCCACGGTGagtccccaaatcctgggaatccaccccaaaatcctgggaattcagtccccaaatcctgggaatccacccccaaaatcccaggaatccaccccaaaatcctgggaatccacccccaaaatcccagaagtCCTCCCAAATCTGGGAATTCCCCGAAATCCCAGGAATCCttccaaaatcctgggaatcccTCCCAAATCCTGCGTATCCCTTCCCCCAAATCCTAtgaactccccaaatccccggaattgccccaaatcccgggaatgtCTCTGCAGCTGGAGGGGAAGCTGGCGCTGAAGAAGCCCCCGGCGCTGCAGCCCAGTAAGGAGGCCTGGTAAGGAACTGGGAATGCCGGGTATTCCGGCCGGGGTGGGGCTGTTCACGGGGAATTCTGTCCCTGCTTGTGCTGAAAACTGGGAATTGTGTCTGCTTCACtgctgggaattgggaatttgTTGCCAGAAGCTGGGAATTCCGCCCGTTTCAGCGCTGGGAGTCGGGAATTCCGCCCACGTTGGTGCCGTAGATTGGGAATTCTGCCGGCGTCAGCGCCGGGAGTGCGTGGCTCCAGCTGACGCCGAGGGCTGGGACTTGGGGCCGCGTCAGCGGCAGGAACGGGGAATTGCGGGGCCGGGAACCGGGAGTTCCGTCCGCGCCTGTGCCGAAAGCCCGGAATTCCGCCCGCagcctcctggagcagctgcacaaGCACCAGGGCGCGGTGCTGCACCCGGAATTCCGGACCCCCTTCCGCTCCGTGGGCGACGCCCTGCGCCGGCTGCTGCCCTACCACGTGTACCAGGGGATGCTCCCGGCCGAGCCGGAGTGCCGGAGGGGTCAGCCGGGACGGCGGGAACGGGAGGGCGGGAATGGGATagtgggaatgggggatactgggaatgggggatactgggaatgggagGGCAGGAACAGGGGATGGTGGGAACAGGGGATGGCGGGAATGGGagtgtgggaatgggggatagTGGGAATGGGGGATAGTGGGAATGGGAGGGCAGGAACGGGGGATGGCGGGAATGGGAGTGTGGGAATGGGATAGTGGGAATGGGATAGTGGGAACAGGGAATAGCGGGAACGGGGAATAGCGGGAatgggagtgctgggaatgggggatactgggaatgggagtgctgggaatgggggatagTGGGAATGGGAGTGCTGGGATAACGGGACAGGCTCAGGGTGacgtttttttccttcccttcctcatcTTCCACCTCCGGCTCCATCCACGCTGTGTCCGTGGATCCCTCTGTGCCTTCTCCGTCCTTCCCGTCCTGCTTTACCCTGTTCCCactcccgatcccattcccagtggaCGAGGAGTTCGAGGCGGTGTCGGAGCAGCTCCTGCGCCGCACGCGGGCGATGCTCAACAAGtaccggctgctgctgctcgagGAGTCGCGGGTGAGCCCCGAATCCCgggattccccccaaatccctggattcCCCCCAGTCCCGGCGTGACCGcggtgtccgtgtgtccggcaGCGCGCGAGCCCCTCGGCCGAGATGGTGATGATCGACCGCATCTTCATCCAGGAGGAGAAGACGGCGCTGGCGCTCGACCGGCAGCTGGCCCGGGACAAGCCCGGTGGGAACGGCGGCCGGGATTCTcggggggagcggggcgggatccggggggggtggggaggggatcCCTGGGGTTTGGGAGCGGAATTCTTGGGGCTGAGTTCCCACAATTTGGGACTAAATTCCTGGGGTTTAGGGGGTTCTGACCAGGATTCCCAGGGTTTGGGACTGAATTCCCACAATTTGGGACCGAATTCCTTGGATTTAGGGGGGTCCTGGCCAGGATTCAGAAGcaaattcctgggatttgggctcaAACTCCTGGGGTTTGGAACCTGCCAAAGGTCAGCTAGGGGTCAATCAAAGGCTTATCAAGGGTCAATTAAGGTCAATTAAAAGCCAGTCAGGGCTCTCTCCAAggtcctgctccagcccctgcatCTTTGGGATCCCGAGGGAAGAATCCCCTGGGAAAAGGGGCATTTTCAGCGGGAAAAGAGGGAACACCGTCCTGAATGTGCGAATGAGCTCTAATTAACGGCTCGTTTCCCTTGCAGACGAAtacgtctcctcctcctcctcctcctcccgctcccatcccctctcctcctcctcctcctcttcctcctcctcgctgcccctcccccagccctcccccgcccctcccgcgcccgcgcccgcccctcccccgccgcccccgaAGCTGCTGATCAAGCACGGGGGCCGCTCCCCGTCCGTCACCTGGCTCGGGGAGCCGCGGGACCCCCCTCGGGAGCCGCCGCGGGACCCCCATTCCCGGGGGGACCCCCATTCCCGGGGGGAGCCGCCGCGGGACGAGGACGCGCTGCCGTCGCGGAGCCGCCCCCCGATGAAGACGTACGAGGCGCGGAGCCGCATCGGGCTCAAGCTGAAGATCAAGCAGGAGGCGGGGCTGAGCAAGGTGATCCACAACACGGCGCTGGATCCGCCGGGAATGCCGCCGGGAATGCCGCCGggagcgccgccgccgccgccgcagcagcagctgaacgGCTCCCTGGAGAAGAAGCCGCCGCCCGGCGCCGCTCCGTGCCGGCTGCCGCTGCGCAAAACCTACCGGGAGCACCGGGAGAGCCCCGAGAGCCGCGAGCCGGCGCGCTCCGAGCGGCGCCCGGTGATCACGGCGCTGCGCAGGGAGCCGGGAGCCGCGCCCCGGCTCCGCGGGAAGGGCGCGCCCGAGGAGCCGTCGGACggcgaggacgaggaggacgaggaaggcGCCGGCGCCCGGGCGGAGCCGCCGGAGCTGGAGCC
This window of the Aphelocoma coerulescens isolate FSJ_1873_10779 chromosome 34, UR_Acoe_1.0, whole genome shotgun sequence genome carries:
- the BICRA gene encoding BRD4-interacting chromatin-remodeling complex-associated protein, which translates into the protein MDDEDGRCLLDVICDPQALNDFLHGSEKIDSDDLLDNSGDAASAFFEGAGLHGQEAPGNPLSAEPSQPPASVDLDFLEDDILGSPAGAGAGAEQPCDILQQSLQEANITEQTLEAEAELDLGSFQLPALQPVVQAADGTPQIFSGGADLLGLQPPAVLAPQALVQPPVGADVVNKAISVQPFLQQVGLGNVTIQPLPNLPGLPNGSPGGALGLGPIQVVGQQVMAINQPAAQQLLAKPAPVAAVGGYIAQPEAAAAQGAGLVIQKSLPAVATTTLNGSSVFGGVSAASAQPLTVTSGLGGSLVPAPNVIIHRTPTPIQPKPAGVLQQKLYQITPKPFAPGGALALPGEAPAKAQQNLTFMAGKAAPNVVLQGFPPNVFKPPPPQPPALGKSMSVHVLNQGGSIVIPAQPFQGQNQFLLPGQLAGASAVPLPQPLSALPANVGGQLLPGAGQTHIIAGQGAGAQLLANPALPAQLLNQNLAGQLNLGPVLASPGAAGTAHILSAPIQLQPGQVAPPALFQMPVSLAGPLPSPGSAAAPAPTVIQGVTLASPVAMLNAGDGLGATVGIQAGAAGSPNPGADPGAGGAAQPPAAPAPIPAGSAQPSPGMAASPEKILLGAAAPVLGQEAVPMFLQQVPQGLLLQPKPPPSSPAPFPAPAASVLVPAAPGTPGPALGASAGSAAAAGAAAPAEAKPFSSVPTPIPAGKGAPAPGKSGAPLPPQQPGQVKPGGIKGPPQTPGGGKGPQAPPTLEGKLALKKPPALQPSKEACLLEQLHKHQGAVLHPEFRTPFRSVGDALRRLLPYHVYQGMLPAEPECRRVDEEFEAVSEQLLRRTRAMLNKYRLLLLEESRRASPSAEMVMIDRIFIQEEKTALALDRQLARDKPDEYVSSSSSSSRSHPLSSSSSSSSSSLPLPQPSPAPPAPAPAPPPPPPKLLIKHGGRSPSVTWLGEPRDPPREPPRDPHSRGDPHSRGEPPRDEDALPSRSRPPMKTYEARSRIGLKLKIKQEAGLSKVIHNTALDPPGMPPGMPPGAPPPPPQQQLNGSLEKKPPPGAAPCRLPLRKTYREHRESPESREPARSERRPVITALRREPGAAPRLRGKGAPEEPSDGEDEEDEEGAGARAEPPELEPPWAALGPAGKRRKAEPLEVDNASFSSDSPQDDSLSEHLQSAIDSILNLQQPRNPPAPPFPAAARRSEPLLPPPSHNGGLGAARTCTR